CGCCCAGCTGCAGTGCCGCCCCTTCCCGGCCGGCAGAACCGCCCACCAGATGGGTGATGAGTGTGGACACGATGATCAGCGGCGCCATATAGAGGGGTACCTCTTCCTTGGCATGGATGGCTTCCAGCACCAGGTTCGTTCCCCGGGGATTATATACATGAAACAGGTGGTACAATCCAATGATGGCCACGCCGCCCACCGGCAGCAGCCAAATGATCCATGGGTGTGCCGCCCGGCAGCCATTGACAAAGGTCATGCCCTTGCCGAACAGGACGCCCACCAGTCCTACCAGCACACCGGTGATCCCGGCCACGATGAGCCATCGGATCATGCCCAGCAGATTTTCCAGAAATTCCTGCAGATCTTCTTTCGTAAACATTCCGTTTACCCCCTCTCATATCCTAGAATAGCATACCCGCGTTTTTCTGTCAAAACTTCCGTTCTTTGTTTCGCATCTTCCGAAATACTCTTTATTTTTTTCTGTCGTCGCATGTGAATTTCATGATTTTTTCTTTTTCATATATGGAAGCAAAGTTTTTCCTGTTGATTTTCTTTTTCTCCTGTGCTAATATAAGGCAAACGAAAAAGGCAGTGAAGAGAAGAAGTACCCATATGCAGACGCTTCAGAGAGAAGGCGGACGCTGCGAGCCTTTGCAAAACATATGGGGAAGCAGTCTTGGAGCTTTGGACCGAGCGGAACGCGCTTGCCGCCTTACATTTGCAGGCAGCCGATCCGGGTAGACTTCAACGGGTATTCCTCCGTTATCAGGAAACGGTATCACCCATGTGTGCACCATGGACGTACCGGCTAAGCGCAGAGATTTTTCTCTGAATTCAGGTGGTAACACGGATCAATATTCGCCCTGAGCAGTCAACAGACCGCTCGGGGTTTTCTTTTTTACACGCCATTTTCGCAGGTATTCTAAAAAGTAAAGGAGTTCTTTATTATGAAAAATTTTAAAAAATCCTCAAAACTCGACCATGTTTGTTATGATATCCGCGGGCCGGTGATGGACGAGGCAAACCGTCTCATCGCCCAGGGCTGCGAAATCCTGAAGCTGAATATCGGCAACCCGGCCCCGTTTTCGCTGATGGCGCCGGAATTTATCCCGGAGCAGATGACGTCTTCTCTTTACGCCTCAGAGGGCTACTCGGATTCCAAGGGCATTCTGCCCGCCAGAGAGGCCATTGCCGCTTACTGCGCCAAGAAAGGCATTGTGGACGTTACCTCGGACGACGTGTATACCGGCAACGGCGTCAGCGAGCTGATCACCATGGTGATGCAGGGGCTCCTGGACAGCGGCGACGAGGTGCTGCTGCCCGCCCCGGATTACCCGCTGTGGACAGCTTCCGTGGTACTGGCTGGCGGCACAGCTGTCCATTATATCTGCGATGAATCCTCCAACTGGTACCCGGACATCGAGGATATGCGCCGGAAAATCACGCCAAACACCAAGGCCATCGTCATCATCAACCCGAACAATCCCACCGGCGCCATGTATCCGCCGGAGGTGCTGGAAAAGATTGCCCAGCTGGCAAGAGAGCACGGCCTGATCCTGTTTTCCGATGAGATTTACGACCGGCTGGTGATGGATGGCAAAAAGCACACGTCCATCGCTTCCCTGGCACCGGATGTGTTCACCATCACCATGAACGGTCTGTCCAAATCCCACCGGGTAGCCGGTTTCCGTATCGGCTGGATGTGCTTAAGCGGCCCGAAAGACCATGTGAAAGACTACATCGAAGGCCTGAACCTGCTGTCCTCCATGCGGCTCTGTTCCAACGTACCTGCCCAGCAGATCGTTGCTCCGGCCCTGGAATCCTGGCCCGAGGAAGACCCGGTACTACTGCCCGGCGGCCGCATTTACGAGCAGCGAAAAGTCATCACCTCCATGTTAAACGATATCCCCGGTGTCAGCGTTACGCACCCGGATGCAGCTTTTTACGTGTTCCCGAAGCTGGACGTGAAACGGTTCGGCATCACCGACGATGAGCAGTTTGTGCTGGATTTTCTCCGGGAAAAACATGTGCTTCTCGTCCACGGCGGCGGCTTCCACTGGCCCAACCCCGATCACTTCCGTATCGTGTATCTGCCGGAGGTATCCGTGCTGGAGCGCTCCATGCAGAAGCTGGGAGAATTCCTGGACGGGTATCATCAGTATTAAGAATAGCAAAACAGCAGTGCAACCCCGATCTGTGTCGGAACTGCACTGCTGTTTCTCACTTTTCTATACTTTTTCTTTCGGAGGGTTTGCAAAAATTATACTTCGAAAATCAGATCGCCGTAGGACGGAAGCGGCCATACCTTCTTGTCTACGATGGTTTCCAGCTTGTCAGCAGGTGCTCTTAAGGCTTCCATGCCGGCTTTCACCTCATCTTTGTAGAAGAATGCCTGTTCCTTCGGATCTGCGATGGCTACTGCTTTCTCATCCAGTTCCATCAGTTTCTCTCTTGCTGTCTTCATCTCAGCCAGCAAACCGGAAATCTCAGCCAGCAGTTCTTTCTGGGCAGTTGCCTCTACACCGGCGTTCTTGCATGCTACCACAGCGTCTGCCAGGGTGCCTGTGTATCCTGCCACAGCCGGGATCAGCTGTTTGCCGGAAATGTTGATCATGGACAGTGCCTCGATGTTGATGGACTTGGAGTAGGTCTCGTACAGTACTTCCTCTCTGGATTCCAGCTCAGCTCTTGTGAAGATGCCGAATTTCTCAAACAGCTTCACAGCCTTGTCTGTGGTCAGTGTCTCGGTTGCCTCTACCATGGACTTGATGTTGGGCAGGCCGCGGCGCTCTGCCTCTGCCACCCACTCATCGGAGTAACCGTTGCCGTTGAAGATGATCCGCTGATGCTCTGTCAGGTATTTCTTGATCAGATCATGGACAGCCACATCGAAGTCCTCTGCCTTTTCCAGCTCGTCTGCTGCCTCGCAGAAGGCTTCTGCAACGATGGCGTTCAGTGTGGTGTTGGGGCTTGCGATGGAATCTGCGGAGCCAACCATACGGAACTCAAACTTGTTGCCGGTGAATGCAAACGGCGATGTCCGGTTACGGTCGGTAGCGTCTTTGTTCAGATCCGGCAGGGTTCTGACACCGGTCTGCAGCTTGCCGCCCTCCAGGCAGTTCTTTGCTTCGCCTGTCTCTACCAACTGTTTTACCACATCCTCCAGCTGCTCGCCCAGGAAAATGGAAATGATGGCCGGCGGTGCCTCGTTGGCACCCAGTCTGTGATCGTTTCCTACGTCGGAAGCCGACTGACGCAGCAGATCTGCGTGAATGTCAACGGCCTTGATGATGCATGCCAGAACAAGCAGGAACTGGATGTTTGCATTGGGGGTATCGCCCGGATCCAGCAGGTTTACACCGTTGTCGGTGCCGATGGACCAGTTGTTGTGCTTACCGGAGCCGTTCACACCTGCGAAAGGCTTCTCATGCAGCAGGCAGGTCAGGTCATGGCGGGTTGCCACTTTTTTCATGGTCTCCATAACCAGCTGGTTGTGGTCAACGGCGATGTTGGCGTCGTTGTAGATCGGCGCCAGCTCATGCTGTGCCGGTGCCACCTCATTGTGCTGTGTCTTGGCAGAGATGCCCAGCTTCCACAGCTCAATGTTCAGGTCTTTCATGTAAGCGCCCACACGCTCCTTGATGGTACCAAAGTAATGGTCTTCCATCTCCTGGCCCTTGGCTGCCGGCGCGCCGAACAGGGTGCGACCGGTGTATACCAGGTCTTTTCTCTTTAAATATTTCTCACGGTCAACCAGGAAGTACTCCTGCTCCGGTCCGACGGAAGCGGTGACCTTGGTTGCCTCTGTGTTGCCAAACAGGCGGACGATACGCAGTGCCTGCTCGCTCAGTGCCTCCATGGAACGAAGCAGCGGGGTTTTCTTATCCAGCGCTTCTCCCTTGTAGGAACAGAATGCAGTGGGAATGCACAGGATCACGCCTGCCGCATCTTTTTTCAGGAATGCCGGGGAAGTGCAGTCCCAGGCTGTATAGCCTCTTGCCTCGAAGGTGGCACGTAAACCGCCGGAGGGGAAGGAGGAAGCATCCGGCTCGCCCTTGATCAGCTCTTTGCCGGAGAACTCCATGAGCATCTTGCCCATGGCATCCGGGTTTGTGATAAATGCGTCATGCTTTTCTGCGGTGATGCCGGTCAGCGGCTGGAACCAGTGGGTGTAATGGGTTGCTCCGTTCTCCACTGCCCAGTCCTTCATTGCCTTTGCCACCACGTCTGCGGTTGCCAGAGACATCTCTCCGCCGCAGTCCATGATCTGTTTTACTTCCTGGAATACTTTCTTCGGCAGACGCTCCTTCATCTTGCCCAGGGTAAAGACCTGTTCTCCAAAGATCTCTTCTACGTTCAAAACTTCACTCATATGCTTCCATCCTTTCTCTGACCTTATTCTTTTCCTATGAATCAGAAAAGGACGCTCCATCTCTTCGAAATGGAACGTCCTCGTTCAGTCATGTATTAACTTGCTTCTAAACATACTCTCATTTTTCAGAAATTGCAAGCAAAAATTAGGATTTTCGTATTTTTTATGCAATTCTGTTATAAAATGCGCATTCAGATACTCTCATATAAGTAAAATTGCCGATTTTATACTTCAAACAGCATATCTCCGTAGGACGGCATGGGCCACAGTGCCTTGTCCACGATCATTTCCAGCTTGTCCACAGGGCTTCGCAGCGCCTCCATGGCAGGGTTGACCTCCTTGCGGAAATAGAGCGCCCGATCCTTGCCCTCGGCGATGCCGGAGGCTTCCTCTGTCACCTGGGTGAGCTTTTTCAGCGCATCCCTTGTCTCCCGGAGCAGGTCAGATACCGCACAGAGCATCTCCTCCTGCACACTGGTGTCTGCTGCCGCGCAGGCGGAACGCACCTCGTTGACGGAATGTGCCAGGTTGGCCGCATACTGGACAGCCACCGGCAGGATCTGCTTGCTGGCAATGTCGATCATGGCTCTGGCTTCGATGTTCAGCGCCTTGGCGTAAGCCTCGTATTTGATCTCCTGGCGGGAATACAGCTCAGCCTCGGTGAGCACGTGGAACTTCTCGAACAGGTCAATGGTCTTCTGCTCGGTCAGGTAGGGGATCGCATCCACCATGCAGGTGATGTTGGGCAGGCCTCTGCGGGCAGCCTCTTCCACCCACTCGTCGGAGTAGCCGTTGCCGTTGAATACGATCCGATAGTGCTCGGATGCATATTTTTTGATGAGATCATGGACAGCCTCATGGAAATTTTCCTCCCCGGCAGCCTCAATCACATCGCAGGCATCACAGAACGCGCCTGCCACGATAGTGTTCAGCACCACATTTGGAGAAGCGATGGAATCCCGGGAGCCCACCATACGGAATTCGAATTTATTGCCGGTAAAGGCAAAGGGCGATGTCCGGTTCCGGTCGGTGGCATCCTTCGTAAAGCCCGGCAGCGTCTTGACGCCGGTGCGCAGCTTCTCGCCGTGCATGCTGTGGGTCGCCTCGCCGGTGCTCATGAGCTGGCAGAGCACATCCTCCAGCTGCTCGCCCAGATAAACGGAAATGATGGCCGGGGGTGCCTCGTTGGCACCCAGACGGTGATCGTTGCCCACATCCGCTGCGGACTCCCGCAGCAGGGCTGCATACTCATCCACCGCTTTCAGGATACAGGTCAGCACCAGCAGGAACTGGATGTTCTCATGGGGCGTCTTGCCCGGCTCCAGCAGGTTGATGCCGTCATCCGTGGTCAGTGACCAGTTGTTATGCTTGCCGGAACCGTTGACCCCGGCAAAGGGGTTTCTCATGGAGCAGGCAGTGCAGACCGTGCCGGTAGGCCACATTTTTCAGCGTTTCCATCACCAGCTGATTGTGGTCAACGGCCACGTTGCACTGGGCATAAATGGGCGCCAGCTCATGCTGTCCCGGCGCCACCTCGTTGTGCTGGGTCTTGGCCGATACCCCCAGCTTCCACAGCTCCTCGTTCACATCCCGCATGAAATCCATGATCCGGTCCCGGATAACGCCGAAATAGTGGTCATCCAGCTCCTGGCCTTTCGGCGGCATGGCGCCAAACAGCGTCCGGCCCGCAAATACCAGGTCTTTTCTCTTCAGGTATTTCTCCCGGTCGATGATGAAATACTCCTGCTCTGCGCCCACAGACGGTGTTACCCGCCGGGAGGTGGTGTTGCCAAACAGACGGATCAGCCGCAGGGACTGTTTGTTGATGGCTTCCATGGAACGTAAAAGCGGCGTCTTCTGATCCAGCGCCTCGCCCTTATAAGAGCAGAACGCCGTGGGAATGTACAGGGTGCCGCCCTTCTCATCTGTTTTCACAAACGCCGGAGAGGTACAGTCCCATGCCGTATAGCCTCTGGCCTCAAAGGTGGCACGAAGGCCGCCGGACGGGAAGGAGGAGGCATCCGGCTCGCCCTTGATCAGCTCCTTGCCGGAAAACTCCATGAGCACCTTGCCGTTCTCCTTGGGTGCAGACAGAAAGGCGTCATGCTTCTCTGCCGTCGCCCCGGTCAGCGGCTGGAACCAGTGAGAATAGTGGGTCGCCCCCTTCTCGATGGCCCATTCCTTCATCTCATGGGCGATCACATCCGCCATGGCCGCATCCAGCTCACCGCCCTCTCTGATGATCTGCTTTAACTGCGCATACACCTTCTTGGGCAGCCGCTCCTGCATCACCGCATCGTCAAACACATTTTCCCCGAAAATTTCCGTAATACTACTCTGCATGCCTGTATTCCTCTCCTATGGTATCTTTTTACTTCTTTTCCGTGTTTTTTATAACCTGATATAAGAATACACTCCATATATGCAAAAATCAAGTAATCATTTCTACTGTCCGCACAGAACGGTTTTATTCCACCAGATAAGCAATATCTCCCGTTTTCATAATCTCAATTACAGGGATTTCAGATCAATCTTGTATTCAGCAGAACCTAATAAATTTCAATGGTTTCTGCCAGATCTTTCGCTGCAACATCCTTCTTTACTGCTTTTTTACGAATGGAGTGGCAATCCGGAAAAATGGAGAATTTCGAACAGAAATATGCTTATCTTATGACATAAAAAGCAATGCTTCCAAGAATCAGAGCCAGGACTATAAGTCCAATCCCAACTCCCATAAAGATTTTCTGCAGAAGCATTCGTTTTTCACCGGGACAATAAAACTCTTCTGGGTTATTTGGATTAATAAAAATGGATACCTTCTCTCCCACTGTTACTTCCGGCTTTGCAGTTCCAACAAAGGCTTTTTTTCTGATTGTTATGCCGTTAATGACATATTCGTAAATGGGAAACCATGATGCAATTTTCGCCTCATATTCGGTAGAACTGGAATTATTGATGGTTTCTTTTTGTATATCAATAATGGTTGCGATAACTGCCTGTGTGCAGACAAAGTATTTTCTTTTGTTGGCAAAATATAGTCCAATTCCTATACAAAGAAAAATAAGCCCCATAAGGGTAAATCCAAAATCACCTGACCGTTATCCATTTTTATGACAGGGATATTAAAATATTGAGGATTTTAATTTTTGCAGTTTCTCTTTTGCCAATTTATCAGGAACATCCTTATTCATCATCCAGCCAGGATACATCTTGTCTCAATCATTGTTTTTTATTTGAACATTGTTGCTTTTTAATGTTTGCAACAGTTTGTCATAATTATCGGAAAGGGCATCCACTGTTATCAATTTCTTTCCATTTTTATGATACAAGGTCAGCTGTTGCTTCTTCCCAATCATAACCTTTCCAATTTCAGGAATCATAATCTTTTTTGGCCGATGAAACAGCCGGTGTATTTCCATCTGCTTTCCGTCTACGACTATCCTCCATCTCTCAGCCCATATTGCTATTGCCAACCCGATAGTTGCAAAAATGATTGAAAAGTTAAGATGACCAATGGTAACGGTTGGATTTCCGGTCCGATAAAAGAATAAAAATACGCAAAATAAAAATATTCCAAGTCCAAACATGGTAAGATATACATATTTTAAGGCTGATGGAATTTTTTAAAATATAATAGTTACCATTGCCGATGAGATTGCTATTTATATGCTTGCGCCTATTCAAGTATTCGAGAAGAAGACTGATCAGGCACATGGAGACTACATATCCGATATATTTTGCCATAACGTTTTCCCCCAGACGTTTTTCTTTTAATATGTCATATTTTTCGGTCTTTAGCAATCAAAAAAAATAGCCGCCCGCTTTTCAATCATTTTCTCAGATGCAGATAATCAACACTATACCACACTTCCGGGAGAAAGCTATTCAGCAGATCTACTGAAATGACCGGACAGATACTGTGCAACCTGATTACTGTTTCCAAATATTAGAAAAGCAGCAGAAACTTGACTTTTAATCGTTGTTCCTGCTGCTCATAGCATTCTTTATATTTAGTTCAGATTCAAGCTTTTTACCCAGTCCTGAACCTCTTCTTCTGATGCATTAGAAGAAAATCTCTTTCCTTCCTGCCAGTCGCCGGTTCCTGCCAACTCTGCCAGCAGTGTACCGCTCTGGCCCATGCCTGAGGAAGCTGAAGTTGCAAACGGGATCATGCGAAATCCAGATACCCTGGAACTTCTGGGTTTTGCTCCCATTTTTGATTCCGGAAATTCC
Above is a window of Oscillospiraceae bacterium NTUH-002-81 DNA encoding:
- a CDS encoding pyridoxal phosphate-dependent aminotransferase — protein: MKNFKKSSKLDHVCYDIRGPVMDEANRLIAQGCEILKLNIGNPAPFSLMAPEFIPEQMTSSLYASEGYSDSKGILPAREAIAAYCAKKGIVDVTSDDVYTGNGVSELITMVMQGLLDSGDEVLLPAPDYPLWTASVVLAGGTAVHYICDESSNWYPDIEDMRRKITPNTKAIVIINPNNPTGAMYPPEVLEKIAQLAREHGLILFSDEIYDRLVMDGKKHTSIASLAPDVFTITMNGLSKSHRVAGFRIGWMCLSGPKDHVKDYIEGLNLLSSMRLCSNVPAQQIVAPALESWPEEDPVLLPGGRIYEQRKVITSMLNDIPGVSVTHPDAAFYVFPKLDVKRFGITDDEQFVLDFLREKHVLLVHGGGFHWPNPDHFRIVYLPEVSVLERSMQKLGEFLDGYHQY
- a CDS encoding glutamine synthetase III → MSEVLNVEEIFGEQVFTLGKMKERLPKKVFQEVKQIMDCGGEMSLATADVVAKAMKDWAVENGATHYTHWFQPLTGITAEKHDAFITNPDAMGKMLMEFSGKELIKGEPDASSFPSGGLRATFEARGYTAWDCTSPAFLKKDAAGVILCIPTAFCSYKGEALDKKTPLLRSMEALSEQALRIVRLFGNTEATKVTASVGPEQEYFLVDREKYLKRKDLVYTGRTLFGAPAAKGQEMEDHYFGTIKERVGAYMKDLNIELWKLGISAKTQHNEVAPAQHELAPIYNDANIAVDHNQLVMETMKKVATRHDLTCLLHEKPFAGVNGSGKHNNWSIGTDNGVNLLDPGDTPNANIQFLLVLACIIKAVDIHADLLRQSASDVGNDHRLGANEAPPAIISIFLGEQLEDVVKQLVETGEAKNCLEGGKLQTGVRTLPDLNKDATDRNRTSPFAFTGNKFEFRMVGSADSIASPNTTLNAIVAEAFCEAADELEKAEDFDVAVHDLIKKYLTEHQRIIFNGNGYSDEWVAEAERRGLPNIKSMVEATETLTTDKAVKLFEKFGIFTRAELESREEVLYETYSKSINIEALSMINISGKQLIPAVAGYTGTLADAVVACKNAGVEATAQKELLAEISGLLAEMKTAREKLMELDEKAVAIADPKEQAFFYKDEVKAGMEALRAPADKLETIVDKKVWPLPSYGDLIFEV
- a CDS encoding DUF3592 domain-containing protein produces the protein MGLIFLCIGIGLYFANKRKYFVCTQAVIATIIDIQKETINNSSSTEYEAKIASWFPIYEYVINGITIRKKAFVGTAKPEVTVGEKVSIFINPNNPEEFYCPGEKRMLLQKIFMGVGIGLIVLALILGSIAFYVIR